In Nitrospira sp., a genomic segment contains:
- the ccmB gene encoding heme exporter protein CcmB encodes MWEAIGGIVRRDLLLAMRRRSDAAMSVFFLVIVVSLFPLGVGPEPAVLRTIGPGVLWVAALLACLLSLGRVFTADYLDGVLEQMVLIPQPLAVLVVGKVLAHWLISGLPVVLLSPLLGLQFGLSGESLGVLVMSLLLGTPTLSMIGAIGAALVLGVRGSGLLVALLVLPLYVPILIFGAGAVTSSLAGIGGEANLSLLGACLVLSLFLAPWATAAALRIALE; translated from the coding sequence ATGTGGGAGGCTATAGGTGGAATTGTCCGTCGCGACCTGTTGCTGGCGATGCGGCGCCGTTCTGACGCTGCGATGTCGGTCTTCTTTCTCGTGATCGTCGTCAGTCTCTTCCCCTTAGGTGTCGGACCGGAGCCAGCGGTGCTGCGGACCATCGGTCCCGGCGTGTTGTGGGTGGCAGCCTTGTTGGCCTGTCTGTTGTCTCTCGGGCGTGTGTTTACTGCGGATTATCTGGACGGTGTCCTCGAACAGATGGTCCTGATTCCTCAACCACTTGCGGTATTGGTGGTCGGGAAGGTCCTCGCCCATTGGTTGATCTCCGGGTTGCCGGTGGTGCTGCTCTCACCTCTGCTCGGGCTCCAATTCGGGTTAAGCGGAGAATCACTGGGAGTATTGGTGATGTCGCTCTTGCTTGGGACGCCCACGTTGAGTATGATTGGTGCGATCGGCGCCGCATTGGTGCTTGGCGTACGGGGGAGTGGTCTACTGGTTGCCCTCCTGGTGCTTCCACTCTACGTTCCAATATTGATCTTTGGGGCCGGCGCCGTCACCAGCAGCCTGGCTGGAATCGGCGGTGAAGCAAATCTGTCGCTCCTCGGGGCCTGTCTGGTGCTGTCTCTTTTTCTGGCGCCCTGGGCCACTGCGGCGGCGTTACGGATTGCATTGGAGTAA